A stretch of Geomonas oryzisoli DNA encodes these proteins:
- a CDS encoding cbb3-type cytochrome c oxidase subunit I, with amino-acid sequence MMLIEYQSQRVSLWYFRLALVLFILQVIMGLWLSINYAFTLPQELVNVFPFSTAREIHTNVLVAWMLLGFMGGTYYILPPECGRELYSPKIAYAQLIIFVAAAVTAVVGFLFGWTRGKPLLEIPFPLNALIVVAALLFIANVAMTIIESKEKSALQWMLLGGVTFLAVMYLFGMPFYKNLNTDYYYWWWVIHLWVEGAWEVVTASIVAYIIMRVTGVDRKVVEKWLYVETGLFLFTGIVGTGHHYYWIGAPDYWIWWGGIFSALEPLPIVLMVVDTWMHVRERKNPIVNPLTWYYIIGLAIYHLVGAGLWGFMHTLPPINYYTHGSQVTVSHGHLAFFGAYALLNLTIFYFAMPRLKGINKYQDRLGKWGFWITTIGMFILGLVFGIAGILQTYLERFLDIGYSTAHLTMMFWFRVAFGVGLVFLAGVIITVYHLFTIKPSSIPPPEPVVTPAANI; translated from the coding sequence CGCCCTGGTGCTTTTCATACTGCAGGTGATCATGGGGCTGTGGCTCTCCATCAACTACGCCTTCACGCTGCCCCAGGAACTGGTCAACGTCTTCCCCTTCTCCACCGCCCGCGAGATCCACACCAACGTGCTGGTGGCCTGGATGCTGTTGGGATTCATGGGAGGGACCTACTATATCCTCCCCCCCGAGTGCGGCCGTGAGCTCTACAGCCCCAAGATCGCCTACGCCCAGCTCATCATCTTCGTCGCCGCCGCCGTCACCGCGGTGGTCGGCTTCCTGTTCGGCTGGACCCGGGGCAAACCGCTTTTGGAGATCCCCTTCCCCCTGAACGCACTGATCGTGGTCGCCGCGCTCCTCTTCATCGCCAACGTCGCCATGACCATCATCGAGTCCAAGGAGAAGTCGGCCCTGCAGTGGATGCTGCTGGGCGGCGTCACCTTCCTGGCGGTCATGTACCTCTTCGGCATGCCCTTCTACAAGAACCTGAACACGGATTATTACTACTGGTGGTGGGTGATCCATCTCTGGGTGGAAGGGGCCTGGGAGGTGGTGACCGCGTCCATCGTCGCCTACATCATCATGAGGGTTACCGGGGTGGACCGTAAGGTGGTGGAGAAGTGGCTCTACGTTGAGACGGGTCTTTTCCTTTTCACCGGCATCGTCGGCACCGGCCATCACTACTACTGGATCGGCGCGCCCGACTACTGGATCTGGTGGGGCGGCATCTTCAGCGCCCTGGAACCGCTCCCCATCGTGCTCATGGTGGTGGACACCTGGATGCACGTGCGCGAACGCAAAAACCCCATCGTCAATCCGCTCACCTGGTACTACATCATCGGTCTCGCCATCTACCACCTGGTCGGCGCCGGTCTTTGGGGCTTCATGCACACGCTGCCGCCGATCAACTACTACACCCACGGCAGCCAGGTCACCGTCTCGCACGGCCATCTCGCCTTCTTCGGCGCCTATGCCCTGTTGAACCTGACCATCTTCTACTTCGCCATGCCGCGCCTGAAGGGGATCAACAAGTACCAGGACCGGCTGGGCAAATGGGGCTTCTGGATCACCACCATCGGCATGTTCATCCTGGGGCTCGTGTTCGGCATCGCCGGCATCCTGCAGACGTACCTCGAGCGTTTCCTGGACATCGGTTACAGCACCGCGCACTTAACCATGATGTTCTGGTTCCGGGTCGCCTTCGGCGTCGGTCTCGTCTTCCTTGCCGGCGTGATCATCACCGTGTACCACCTCTTCACCATCAAGCCCTCCAGCATCCCGCCCCCCGAGCCGGTGGTGACGCCCGCCGCCAACATCTGA
- the hcp gene encoding hydroxylamine reductase: MSMFCRQCEQAAKGTGCEVVGVCGKNPEVAALLDLMMYGLKGLAIYADKARALDARNTVADMFLIEGLFTTVTNVDFDPVQLAGKLRKCYDLKEQVKALYESAYRAKNGAAAPAINDGPAAWVIADNLEGLVAQGQEHGVKSQHSDPDILSAIEIIIYGLKGMAAYANHAFILGKTDEEVFAFFHSALAATTDTTKGLMDFVGIAMECGKLNIKVMEMLNTGHVEHYGHPVPTKVQLGTRKNKGILVSGHDLRMLEELLKQTEGKGIDIYTHGEMLPAHGYPGLKKYSHLYGNFGGAWQDQAKEFPNFPGAIIFNTNCIQRPADSYKDRLFTWGEVGWPGAKHLTGYKFDEVINKALECPDMPDAPGQEILTGFGHNAVLGVADKVIEAVKAGAVKHFFLIGGCDGAKSGRNYYTEFAEKVPKDCVILTLACGKYRFNKLEFGDIGGIPRLLDVGQCNDAYSAVQIASALAGAFNCGLNDLPLSFILSWYEQKAHVILLSLLYLGVKNIKLGPALPAYLSPNVLQFLVDNFNIGQIGSVDADLKASLA, translated from the coding sequence ATGTCGATGTTCTGCCGTCAATGTGAGCAGGCCGCCAAAGGAACCGGGTGCGAGGTAGTTGGGGTATGTGGCAAGAATCCCGAGGTCGCCGCGTTACTGGACTTGATGATGTACGGTCTCAAGGGGCTGGCCATTTACGCTGACAAGGCAAGGGCGCTGGACGCGCGCAACACCGTCGCCGACATGTTCCTCATCGAGGGGCTTTTCACCACCGTCACCAACGTCGATTTCGATCCGGTGCAGCTGGCGGGTAAGCTGAGGAAGTGCTATGACCTGAAGGAACAGGTGAAGGCGTTGTACGAGAGCGCCTACCGCGCGAAGAACGGCGCGGCTGCTCCCGCCATTAACGACGGCCCGGCCGCGTGGGTGATCGCCGACAACCTGGAGGGGCTGGTGGCGCAGGGGCAGGAGCACGGCGTGAAGAGCCAGCACAGCGACCCCGACATCCTCTCCGCCATCGAGATCATCATCTACGGCCTGAAGGGTATGGCCGCCTATGCGAACCACGCTTTCATCCTCGGCAAGACCGACGAGGAGGTGTTCGCCTTCTTCCACAGCGCACTTGCCGCCACCACCGACACCACCAAGGGGCTCATGGATTTCGTGGGCATCGCCATGGAGTGCGGCAAGCTGAACATCAAGGTCATGGAGATGCTGAACACCGGGCATGTCGAGCACTACGGGCACCCGGTCCCGACCAAGGTCCAGCTCGGCACCCGCAAGAACAAGGGCATCCTCGTTTCCGGCCACGACCTGCGCATGCTCGAAGAGCTCTTGAAGCAGACCGAAGGGAAGGGGATCGACATCTACACCCACGGCGAGATGCTGCCGGCCCACGGCTACCCGGGCTTGAAGAAGTACTCGCACCTCTACGGCAACTTCGGCGGTGCGTGGCAGGACCAGGCCAAGGAGTTCCCGAACTTCCCCGGCGCCATCATCTTCAACACCAACTGTATCCAGCGTCCGGCGGACAGCTACAAGGACCGCTTGTTCACCTGGGGCGAAGTGGGGTGGCCCGGCGCCAAGCACCTGACCGGTTACAAGTTCGACGAGGTGATCAACAAGGCCCTTGAATGTCCCGACATGCCTGACGCTCCGGGTCAGGAGATCCTGACCGGTTTCGGCCACAACGCCGTATTGGGTGTGGCGGACAAGGTGATCGAGGCGGTGAAGGCGGGGGCGGTGAAGCACTTCTTCCTGATCGGCGGTTGCGACGGCGCGAAGAGCGGCCGTAACTACTACACCGAGTTTGCCGAGAAAGTGCCCAAGGACTGCGTCATCCTGACCCTTGCCTGCGGCAAGTACCGTTTCAACAAGCTCGAGTTTGGCGACATCGGCGGCATCCCGCGTCTTCTGGACGTCGGCCAGTGCAACGACGCCTACTCCGCCGTACAGATCGCCTCGGCCCTGGCCGGTGCCTTCAATTGCGGGCTGAACGACCTGCCGCTCTCCTTCATCCTTTCCTGGTACGAGCAGAAGGCACACGTCATCCTGTTGTCGCTCTTGTACCTGGGTGTGAAGAACATCAAGCTGGGGCCCGCGCTTCCGGCGTACCTGTCGCCCAACGTATTGCAGTTCCTGGTCGACAACTTCAACATCGGCCAGATCGGCAGCGTCGACGCAGACCTGAAAGCGAGCCTCGCGTAA
- a CDS encoding c-type cytochrome, with the protein MSDENKEYDGIRYRAEKSSPLVFRILYFGLWAWGIIFMAYYLFSGWSSYGEFDQIKKAKEARLAVQQEKGAAGQAVPTSKEIKSTDLAEAGKKEFAARCASCHGADGKGGIGPDLTAKKYKYGRTAPEVTASISDGRPGGMPGFKNELSGDKIQGLVQYVLSL; encoded by the coding sequence ATGTCCGACGAAAATAAAGAGTACGACGGCATCAGGTACCGGGCGGAGAAAAGCTCTCCGCTGGTGTTCAGGATCCTGTACTTCGGGCTGTGGGCCTGGGGGATCATCTTCATGGCCTACTACCTGTTCAGCGGCTGGAGTTCCTACGGCGAGTTCGACCAGATCAAGAAGGCCAAGGAGGCGCGCCTCGCCGTACAGCAGGAAAAGGGAGCAGCCGGACAGGCGGTTCCGACCAGCAAGGAAATCAAGAGCACCGACCTCGCCGAGGCAGGGAAGAAGGAGTTCGCCGCCCGCTGTGCCTCCTGCCACGGCGCCGACGGCAAGGGGGGGATCGGCCCCGACCTGACCGCCAAAAAGTACAAGTACGGCAGGACCGCCCCCGAGGTGACCGCGAGCATCAGTGACGGGCGCCCCGGCGGCATGCCCGGCTTCAAGAACGAGCTCTCCGGCGACAAGATCCAGGGGCTGGTCCAGTACGTCCTGTCGCTTTGA
- the ccoS gene encoding cbb3-type cytochrome oxidase assembly protein CcoS: MNNSLFALIGLSFFLGCGCWLFFLWGVQKGEFSDMERPKHRMLDDDEPAPTSRVETPPLPHPDSDTHDLTLSNRGAETQEDARAAVRAVPHR; encoded by the coding sequence ATGAATAACTCGCTTTTCGCACTGATCGGCCTCTCCTTTTTCCTGGGGTGCGGCTGCTGGCTCTTCTTTTTGTGGGGGGTGCAGAAGGGGGAGTTCAGCGACATGGAGCGCCCCAAGCACAGGATGCTGGACGACGACGAGCCCGCGCCCACTTCCCGTGTCGAGACTCCTCCCCTGCCCCATCCCGATTCCGACACGCATGATCTCACGCTGTCGAACCGCGGCGCCGAAACGCAGGAAGACGCACGGGCGGCGGTGAGGGCGGTACCGCACCGATAA
- a CDS encoding cbb3-type cytochrome c oxidase subunit I, with protein MNQQEGYADDIVKGFVIWSMVWGLVAVLVGVFISFQIAFPQLNFPPYLTYGRLRPIHTNAGIFGWGIGSFMAFFIYITQRLTRTSLWSPGLAKAQLWLFNVVIALAAVTLAMGMNRSKEYAELEWPVASLVVVLWVIFAVNIVMTIVKRREEQMYISLWYILATLVGVAVLYLVNNASIPVSLTKSYSAYAGANDANVQWWYGHNAVAMVLTTPPLAIFYYFLPKATGVPIYSHRMGVIAFWSLIFMYLWTGAHHLLWAPVPDWVQTLAMAFSVMLIAPSWAAVFNGYFSMNGQWHQMRENYLVKFLIFGITFYGLQTLQGPSQSVRTFSAFIHFTDWVPGHVHMGTLGWVSLVLFAAIYYTIPRLYHTEIYSIGLANVHFWLVLTGQLIFSITMWIAGVQQAAMLNATNPDGSLHYSFIETLVELYPYWHMRALGGVIYLAGLLVFLYNIYQTIAGAKTQAVAQRA; from the coding sequence ATGAACCAACAGGAAGGGTATGCTGACGACATCGTCAAAGGGTTTGTGATCTGGAGCATGGTATGGGGGCTGGTGGCCGTGCTGGTCGGCGTCTTCATCTCGTTCCAGATCGCCTTCCCGCAGCTCAACTTCCCCCCCTACCTCACCTACGGCCGGCTGCGCCCGATCCATACCAACGCCGGGATCTTCGGCTGGGGCATCGGCAGCTTCATGGCCTTCTTCATCTACATCACCCAGCGCCTGACGCGAACGAGCCTGTGGAGCCCCGGGCTGGCCAAAGCCCAACTCTGGCTCTTCAATGTGGTGATCGCGCTGGCGGCGGTCACGCTGGCGATGGGGATGAACCGCTCCAAGGAATACGCCGAGCTGGAATGGCCGGTGGCGAGCCTGGTGGTCGTGCTTTGGGTCATCTTCGCGGTGAACATCGTGATGACCATCGTGAAAAGACGCGAGGAGCAGATGTACATCTCGCTCTGGTACATCCTGGCCACGCTGGTCGGGGTCGCCGTGCTCTACCTGGTCAACAACGCCTCCATTCCCGTCTCGCTCACCAAGTCCTACTCTGCCTACGCGGGCGCCAACGACGCCAACGTGCAGTGGTGGTACGGGCACAACGCGGTGGCGATGGTGCTCACCACGCCGCCTCTGGCGATCTTCTACTATTTCCTCCCCAAGGCGACCGGGGTCCCCATCTACAGCCATCGCATGGGGGTGATCGCCTTCTGGAGCCTCATCTTCATGTACCTCTGGACCGGGGCACACCACCTGCTCTGGGCGCCGGTGCCGGACTGGGTGCAGACGCTCGCCATGGCCTTCTCGGTGATGCTGATCGCCCCCTCCTGGGCCGCGGTCTTCAACGGCTACTTCTCCATGAACGGGCAATGGCACCAGATGCGCGAGAACTACCTGGTCAAGTTCCTGATCTTCGGCATCACCTTCTACGGCCTGCAGACGCTGCAGGGTCCGTCGCAGTCGGTCCGCACTTTCTCCGCCTTCATCCATTTCACCGACTGGGTGCCGGGACACGTGCACATGGGGACGCTCGGATGGGTCTCCCTGGTGCTCTTCGCCGCCATCTACTATACGATCCCCAGGCTCTACCACACCGAGATCTACAGTATCGGTCTGGCCAACGTGCACTTCTGGCTGGTCCTGACCGGGCAGCTCATCTTCTCCATCACCATGTGGATCGCGGGGGTACAGCAGGCGGCGATGCTGAACGCCACCAACCCGGACGGCAGCCTGCACTACAGCTTCATCGAAACCCTGGTGGAACTCTACCCGTACTGGCACATGCGGGCCTTGGGCGGGGTGATCTATCTCGCGGGGCTCCTCGTCTTCCTCTACAACATCTACCAGACCATCGCCGGCGCCAAGACCCAGGCCGTGGCGCAAAGAGCCTAG
- a CDS encoding cbb3-type cytochrome c oxidase subunit 3, which produces MDGASIYYLGVTLILFLVFAAIVVRTYSRKHREKGEEPKFRMMNDDKPK; this is translated from the coding sequence ATGGACGGCGCCAGCATCTACTACCTGGGGGTCACCCTGATCCTGTTCCTGGTCTTCGCCGCCATCGTGGTGCGCACCTACAGCCGCAAGCACCGGGAAAAGGGGGAAGAGCCCAAGTTCCGCATGATGAACGACGACAAACCTAAGTAA
- a CDS encoding heavy metal translocating P-type ATPase, whose amino-acid sequence MRGAPAPCFHCGGDIPPGMLVQERAADSVLSFCCHGCHGAYLLISGAGLADYYRRRDWQETGLVPQAFKGEYRDAYLSRFVYTSAEGSAIDIIIDGIRCASCVWLNERIIGAIPGVLDARVNYATGRARVRFDPQRITPSAIFNRIDQIGYVPRPYTEDAARELGQREHKELLVRFGTAFFLTMQLMAYAFALYAGYFQGIEPQMKAYLQLFSLLVTTPVVFYCGWPFLSGAWRGICNGAPNMELLIAIGALSSYGYSVYATCTGGEVYYETAAMIVTLILAGRLLENGAKRRASGGIGRLLELCSGQAQRFAGEKLETVEPSELRPGDLILVAPGERFPVDGTVMEGSSDVDESAATGEPLPQVKKAGDQVIAGSSNLTGAVRVTCLKKAGESFIARVAHLVEEAQSRRAPIQAIADRVSAYFVPAVLTLAVATFCWHYSEGRSLGGSLMVALAVLVIACPCSLGLATPTAILAGTGAAAGLGVVFKGGDVLERLSRVSIAVFDKTGTLTRGAPMLVDIQAAPGMTPRQVLALAAAVECGSLHPIAKAVRDYAARHDIEYPTGTELVTLAGAGVTGRVASETVALGSVPFLERIGVWGMPAELESPEGGMLVGIAHKGRYCGTLTFKDRMRDDAPGVVSYFRRNGIDTLLLSGDRQECTDKVAKSAGVARGVGSLSPADKTREIAALQAAGATVLMVGDGINDAPALSAADVGCAVAGGTDIALETSDLVLAKPDLERLSLAHRMARRTMAVVRQNLVWAFLYNLVGIPLAMTGRLTPIYAAAAMALSSVCVVGNSLRLMRIPDE is encoded by the coding sequence TTGAGAGGCGCACCGGCACCCTGCTTCCATTGCGGCGGCGACATCCCGCCCGGCATGCTGGTACAGGAGCGCGCTGCCGACTCCGTGCTCTCCTTTTGCTGCCACGGCTGCCACGGCGCCTACCTCCTCATCAGCGGGGCCGGGCTCGCCGACTATTACCGCCGGCGCGACTGGCAGGAAACGGGGCTCGTCCCCCAGGCCTTCAAGGGGGAGTACCGCGACGCCTACCTGTCCCGCTTCGTCTACACGTCGGCAGAGGGGAGCGCCATCGACATCATCATCGACGGCATCCGCTGCGCCTCCTGTGTCTGGCTCAACGAAAGGATCATCGGCGCCATCCCCGGCGTTCTCGACGCGCGGGTCAACTACGCCACCGGCCGGGCCCGGGTCCGCTTCGATCCGCAGCGGATCACCCCCTCCGCCATCTTCAACCGCATCGACCAGATCGGCTACGTCCCCCGCCCCTACACCGAGGACGCGGCGCGGGAGCTGGGGCAACGCGAGCACAAGGAGCTGCTGGTGCGCTTCGGCACCGCCTTCTTCCTCACCATGCAGCTCATGGCCTACGCCTTCGCCCTCTACGCCGGTTACTTCCAGGGGATCGAGCCGCAGATGAAGGCGTACCTGCAGCTCTTTTCGCTGCTGGTCACCACCCCGGTCGTCTTCTACTGCGGCTGGCCCTTTCTCTCCGGTGCCTGGCGCGGCATCTGCAACGGCGCTCCCAACATGGAGCTCCTGATCGCCATCGGCGCCCTCTCCTCCTACGGCTACAGCGTCTACGCGACCTGCACCGGGGGGGAGGTCTACTACGAGACCGCCGCCATGATCGTGACCTTGATCCTGGCCGGGCGGCTTCTGGAAAACGGGGCCAAGAGGCGGGCCTCCGGCGGGATCGGCAGGCTCCTGGAGCTCTGCTCGGGGCAGGCGCAGCGATTCGCGGGGGAAAAGCTCGAGACCGTGGAGCCGTCGGAGCTTCGCCCGGGGGACCTGATCCTGGTTGCGCCGGGGGAGAGGTTTCCGGTGGACGGGACGGTGATGGAAGGAAGCAGCGACGTAGACGAGTCGGCCGCGACCGGAGAGCCGCTGCCGCAGGTAAAGAAGGCGGGCGACCAGGTCATCGCCGGAAGCAGCAACCTGACCGGCGCCGTGCGGGTAACCTGCCTCAAAAAGGCCGGTGAGAGCTTCATCGCCCGGGTGGCGCACCTGGTGGAGGAGGCGCAGAGCCGGCGCGCCCCGATCCAGGCCATCGCCGACCGGGTCAGCGCCTACTTCGTCCCCGCCGTACTCACCCTCGCCGTGGCGACCTTCTGCTGGCACTACAGCGAGGGGAGGTCCCTGGGGGGAAGCCTCATGGTGGCGCTTGCGGTCCTGGTGATCGCCTGCCCCTGTTCGCTGGGGCTCGCCACCCCGACCGCCATCCTGGCCGGCACCGGCGCCGCCGCGGGGCTCGGGGTCGTCTTCAAAGGAGGGGACGTGCTGGAGCGGCTGAGCCGCGTGAGCATCGCGGTCTTCGACAAGACCGGGACCCTGACCCGGGGCGCCCCCATGCTGGTCGACATCCAGGCCGCGCCGGGGATGACGCCGCGCCAGGTGCTGGCGCTGGCCGCCGCGGTTGAGTGCGGTTCGCTGCACCCGATCGCCAAGGCGGTGCGCGACTATGCGGCCCGGCACGACATCGAGTATCCCACGGGAACAGAGCTCGTGACGCTGGCCGGTGCCGGAGTCACCGGCCGGGTGGCGAGCGAGACGGTGGCCCTGGGGAGCGTACCGTTTCTGGAGCGCATCGGAGTCTGGGGGATGCCGGCCGAGTTGGAATCGCCGGAGGGGGGGATGCTGGTAGGGATCGCCCACAAGGGACGCTACTGCGGCACCCTCACCTTCAAGGACCGCATGCGGGACGACGCCCCCGGTGTGGTCTCCTACTTCCGGCGCAACGGGATCGACACCCTGCTGCTGAGCGGCGACCGCCAGGAGTGCACCGACAAGGTGGCCAAAAGCGCCGGGGTGGCCCGTGGCGTGGGGTCCCTCTCCCCCGCGGACAAGACCCGTGAGATCGCAGCGCTGCAGGCAGCGGGTGCCACGGTGTTGATGGTAGGGGACGGCATCAACGACGCGCCGGCGCTGTCGGCCGCCGATGTCGGCTGCGCGGTCGCCGGGGGAACCGACATCGCGCTGGAGACCTCGGACCTGGTCCTCGCCAAGCCCGACCTGGAGCGGCTGTCGCTGGCACACCGGATGGCGCGGCGCACCATGGCGGTGGTCCGGCAGAACCTGGTCTGGGCCTTTCTCTACAACCTGGTCGGCATCCCGCTCGCCATGACCGGGCGCCTGACCCCGATCTACGCCGCGGCCGCCATGGCGCTCAGTTCCGTCTGCGTGGTCGGCAACTCGCTTAGGCTCATGAGGATTCCGGATGAATAA
- a CDS encoding 4Fe-4S dicluster domain-containing protein, protein MKSVPLKKWRIAPWRKGAQWLTTLLTLVIPFIRPGGESLLRLDAGTRTLLFFGAKLRIEEFYLLLIVVLMLVFAFLFVTMLFGRVWCGWLCPQTTLADLADWFEARTRALPALPRGVLRQLWHLALSALVAANLVWYFIDPPDFFGRVAAGQLGAVAGISLAATALVVYVDLAFVRRRFCKSVCPYGRIQLMTMERGTLTLEFDPELKGVCLRCGACVKACPTGIDIRDGLQIECINCGRCLDACRDVFAKRGTGGLIHYTFGPPGADGSRPVNKKALLLGGVLLLLAGLLVAGVVTRREATLKVQRAESGEVKRLPDGSLVNFYSAYLENRGGMSRSFTLEAAPLPGYRVELVGPVRGLELAGNANRKIGFALKLRPMPTSGMQVELKLISGGKVVATSPLPVAVQ, encoded by the coding sequence TTGAAATCGGTCCCGCTGAAGAAGTGGCGCATCGCCCCCTGGCGTAAGGGGGCGCAGTGGCTGACGACCCTGCTCACCCTGGTGATCCCGTTCATCCGTCCCGGCGGCGAATCGCTGCTGCGGCTGGACGCGGGTACCAGGACGCTCCTCTTCTTCGGGGCCAAGCTGCGCATCGAGGAGTTCTACCTGCTCCTCATCGTGGTGCTGATGCTGGTCTTCGCCTTCCTGTTTGTGACCATGCTCTTTGGCAGGGTCTGGTGCGGCTGGCTCTGCCCCCAGACCACGCTGGCTGATCTCGCCGACTGGTTCGAGGCCCGCACCCGGGCGCTCCCGGCGCTGCCGCGGGGCGTGCTGAGGCAGCTGTGGCATCTCGCCCTCTCGGCGCTGGTCGCCGCCAACCTGGTCTGGTACTTCATCGACCCGCCCGATTTCTTCGGGAGGGTCGCGGCGGGACAGCTGGGCGCGGTGGCGGGGATCTCGCTGGCCGCAACGGCGCTGGTGGTGTACGTCGACCTCGCTTTCGTGCGGCGCCGGTTCTGCAAGAGCGTCTGTCCCTACGGTCGGATCCAGTTGATGACCATGGAGCGCGGCACGCTCACCCTGGAGTTCGACCCGGAGTTGAAGGGTGTCTGCCTGCGCTGCGGTGCCTGCGTCAAAGCCTGCCCCACCGGGATCGACATCCGCGACGGGCTGCAGATCGAGTGCATCAACTGCGGCCGCTGCCTGGACGCCTGCCGGGACGTGTTCGCCAAGCGCGGCACCGGCGGGTTGATCCACTACACGTTCGGACCGCCGGGCGCCGACGGGTCGCGGCCGGTGAACAAAAAGGCGCTCCTGCTGGGGGGCGTGCTCCTGTTGCTGGCGGGGCTGCTGGTCGCGGGGGTCGTCACGCGCAGGGAGGCGACGCTCAAGGTGCAGCGCGCCGAAAGCGGCGAGGTGAAGCGTCTGCCGGACGGCTCGCTGGTGAATTTCTATTCCGCCTACCTGGAGAACCGCGGCGGCATGTCCCGGAGCTTCACACTTGAGGCGGCGCCCCTGCCGGGGTACCGGGTGGAGCTGGTGGGCCCGGTGCGGGGCCTGGAACTGGCCGGCAACGCCAACAGAAAGATCGGGTTCGCCCTGAAGCTCCGTCCCATGCCGACGTCGGGGATGCAGGTAGAGCTGAAGCTCATCTCCGGCGGCAAGGTGGTGGCGACCAGCCCGCTGCCGGTAGCAGTGCAGTAA
- a CDS encoding cbb3-type cytochrome c oxidase subunit II → MIEKKPIIFLLLATATILVGTIITMVLPFRWINDPKLAIASVKPYTPLQLEGRDIYIREGCNNCHTQTVRPLLSDTERYGEYSKSGEFVYDQPFLWGSRRNGPDLARIGGKYPDAWHVKHMKDPRAMVPRSNMPSYDFLNRPLDTSLSEKKMKALKFPYTQADLDALKGKSEMDAIIAYMQKVGNDIPWRKTGKAEVLGELKNPFQDNMSVLPEGQKLYAEHCAQCHGIELKGEVGPDLRDMDQPDSKVFATVYSGIAAGGMPAFGDTLGKERTWKVVTYLKSVHKH, encoded by the coding sequence ATGATAGAGAAGAAACCGATCATATTCCTGCTCCTGGCCACCGCCACCATCCTGGTCGGCACCATCATCACCATGGTGCTCCCTTTCCGGTGGATCAACGACCCGAAGCTCGCCATCGCCTCGGTGAAGCCGTACACGCCGCTGCAGCTCGAGGGGCGTGACATCTACATCCGCGAGGGTTGCAACAACTGCCACACCCAGACCGTGCGCCCGCTCCTCTCCGACACCGAGCGCTACGGCGAATATTCCAAAAGTGGCGAATTCGTATACGACCAGCCGTTCCTGTGGGGCTCACGCAGAAACGGACCGGATCTCGCGCGCATCGGCGGCAAGTACCCCGACGCCTGGCACGTGAAGCACATGAAGGACCCGCGCGCCATGGTGCCGCGTTCCAACATGCCCTCCTACGACTTCCTGAACCGGCCGCTCGACACGAGCCTCTCCGAGAAGAAGATGAAGGCCCTCAAGTTCCCGTACACCCAGGCGGACCTCGACGCGCTGAAAGGCAAGAGCGAGATGGACGCCATCATCGCCTACATGCAGAAGGTGGGCAACGACATCCCCTGGAGAAAGACCGGCAAGGCCGAGGTGCTGGGCGAGTTGAAGAACCCGTTCCAGGACAACATGAGCGTCCTCCCCGAGGGACAGAAGCTCTACGCCGAGCACTGCGCCCAATGCCACGGCATCGAGCTGAAGGGCGAGGTGGGGCCGGACCTGCGCGACATGGACCAGCCTGACTCCAAGGTGTTCGCCACGGTGTACAGCGGCATCGCCGCGGGCGGCATGCCGGCCTTCGGCGACACGCTGGGCAAGGAGCGGACCTGGAAGGTGGTTACCTACCTGAAATCCGTGCACAAGCACTGA
- a CDS encoding FixH family protein codes for MRTRITLSSCRWQLAILLLLAVFLLGMGTSMYISFERGSRVTDADYYRNGLNYAKTSSGAYNPGLDWVMSASLAGSDLQVRVHDEKGAPVAGGSLLFQTRHGNEKEVLTLAESAPGVFVAPWPVSGQGELRGELLFTKGEAVASQKVVFFN; via the coding sequence ATGCGCACGAGAATTACCTTATCGTCCTGCCGGTGGCAGTTGGCCATCCTGCTCCTTTTGGCGGTATTTCTACTCGGGATGGGTACCAGCATGTACATCTCGTTCGAACGGGGGAGCCGGGTCACGGACGCGGACTACTACCGCAACGGGCTCAACTACGCGAAGACCAGCAGCGGCGCGTACAACCCGGGGCTTGACTGGGTCATGTCCGCCTCGCTTGCGGGGAGCGACCTGCAGGTACGGGTGCACGACGAGAAGGGGGCTCCGGTTGCCGGCGGGAGCCTCCTGTTCCAGACCAGGCACGGCAACGAGAAAGAGGTACTGACGCTGGCGGAATCCGCCCCCGGCGTCTTCGTCGCCCCGTGGCCGGTCTCGGGACAGGGCGAGCTGCGCGGCGAGCTCCTCTTCACCAAGGGAGAGGCGGTCGCCTCCCAGAAAGTGGTGTTCTTCAATTGA